One Siniperca chuatsi isolate FFG_IHB_CAS linkage group LG3, ASM2008510v1, whole genome shotgun sequence genomic region harbors:
- the serping1 gene encoding plasma protease C1 inhibitor isoform X2, whose translation MKLQAILCLLLQLIFETEFNGAAITWTFNGNVLSAQSTGSARVKKDGLYLSISPVTAANEGEYLCLLKENNMEVIRTYNITVDAMIGYTIKVIEGSTLHLPCHFPPYSQVRANALWFKGMGVGKKTRLNPGDDSAGDNDRVELLYPLDHDQTIIIRDTIMEDAGIYDCESAEGEKLSTVYIIVEVAPTPVPPSCDGFITAWEPCQDENSRTGEPMLQESMAEFSMKLFSYLRESNPSSNLLFSPISISGALSHLLLGARGATRRAIETAVCVPHDFHCVHFQMKKLREKLASSLKMASQIYYNPQMNLSESFINQSIQFYEAEPTRLLETSAESTQMINSWVANKTNNNIKHLVDSVSPSTQMILLNAVSFSGQWKVKFDQKPKKGLFTKLDGDLVNVPLLYHQKYKAVMTYVIELKAQVARFALTGDSSLYILLPRSNTVASLQQVEGKMTDIAVRQMIEQMKTRSSQHVEVTLPQIKLDFQPDMNILIKKLGLSSLFEGADLCGLYSEEKVVLDDARHRAFLALTEQGVEAGAVTTMSFSRSFPSFSAMRPFIMLLWSDQANVPLFIGRVTDP comes from the exons ATGAAACTACAGGCGATACTTTGCCTCTTGCTGCAGCTCATTTTTGAG ACTGAGTTCAATGGAGCTGCCATCACCTGGACATTCAATG GTAATGTTCTAAGTGCTCAGTCGACTGGCTCGGCTAGAGTTAAAAAGGATGGCTTGTATCTCTCTATATCTCCTGTAACTGCTGCCAACGAAGGCGAGTACCTGTGTTTGTTAAAGGAGAACAATATGGAGGTAATCAGGACATACAACATTACAGTTGATG CAATGATTGGCTATACCATTAAGGTAATCGAAGGCTCCACCCTTCACCTCCCGTGCCATTTCCCACCTTACAGCCAAGTCAGGGCCAATGCACTTTGGTTCAAAGGGATGGGTGTTGGCAAGAAGACACGGCTGAATCCTGGAGATGATTCAGCAGGTGATAATGACAGAGTGGAACTGCTATATCCACTTGACCATGATCAGACCATCATAATCAGAGACACCATCATGGAGGATGCTGGAATTTACGATTGTGAATCTGCTGAGGGGGAGAAGCTGAGCACTGTATACATTATTGTTGAAG TTGCTCCCACCCCTGTTCCTCCCTCATGCGACGGCTTCATCACAGCATGGGAGCCCTGCCAGGACGAGAACAGTCGCACAGGGGAACCCATGTTGCAGGAATCCATGGCAGAGTTTTCCATGAAGCTGTTTTCTTACCTCAGAGAATCAAATCCCTCTAGCAACTTGCTCTTCTCTCCCATCAGTATCAGCGGTGCACTGTCCCATTTGTTGTTAG GTGCAAGGGGGGCCACCCGCAGAGCAATTGAGACGGCTGTCTGTGTGCCTCATGACTTCCACTGTGTTCACTTCCAGATGAAGAAGCTGAGAGAGAAGTTGGCCAGCTCCTTGAAGATGGCTTCTCAGATCTACTATAACCCAC AAATGAATCTGAGTGAGTCCTTTATTAACCAGTCCATTCAGTTCTATGAAGCAGAACCCACCAGGCTGCTGGAAACCAGTGCGGAAAGCACTCAGATGATCAACAGCTGGGtggcaaataaaaccaacaataaTATCAAACACTTGGTTGACTCTGTATCACCCAGTACACAGATGATCCTGCTCAACGCTGTCTCCTTTAGTG GTCAGTGGAAGGTCAAGTTTGATCAGAAACCCAAGAAAGGACTTTTCACAAAACTGGATGGTGATCTGGTAAATGTGCCGCTCCTCTATCACCAGAAATACAAGGCTGTTATGACCTACGTGATCGAGCTAAAGGCACAG GTGGCGAGGTTTGCTCTCACAGGTGACAGCAGTCTTTACATCCTGCTGCCTCGCTCCAACACAGTGGCTAGCCTGCAGCAGGTGGAGGGGAAGATGACGGACATAGCTGTGCGTCAAATGAtagaacaaatgaaaacaaggtCTTCTCAGCATGTCGAGGTCACTCTGCCCCAAATCAAGCTGGATTTCCAGCCAGACATGAACATACTTATCAAGAAATTAG GACTGTCATCACTCTTTGAGGGTGCTGACCTGTGTGGCCTCTACTCTGAAGAGAAGGTGGTTCTGGACGATGCCAGACACAGAGCCTTCCTCGCACTGACCGAGCAAGGAGTTGAGGCCGGAGCCGTCACCACTATGTCGTTCTCTCGCTCCTTCCCTTCCTTCTCTGCCATGCGGCCTTTCATCATGCTGCTGTGGAGTGACCAGGCAAATGTGCCACTCTTTATTGGCAGAGTGACTGACCCATGA
- the serping1 gene encoding plasma protease C1 inhibitor isoform X1 — protein sequence MKLQAILCLLLQLIFELSSCTHVRVIPGSTLELPCFSFQTEFNGAAITWTFNGNVLSAQSTGSARVKKDGLYLSISPVTAANEGEYLCLLKENNMEVIRTYNITVDAMIGYTIKVIEGSTLHLPCHFPPYSQVRANALWFKGMGVGKKTRLNPGDDSAGDNDRVELLYPLDHDQTIIIRDTIMEDAGIYDCESAEGEKLSTVYIIVEVAPTPVPPSCDGFITAWEPCQDENSRTGEPMLQESMAEFSMKLFSYLRESNPSSNLLFSPISISGALSHLLLGARGATRRAIETAVCVPHDFHCVHFQMKKLREKLASSLKMASQIYYNPQMNLSESFINQSIQFYEAEPTRLLETSAESTQMINSWVANKTNNNIKHLVDSVSPSTQMILLNAVSFSGQWKVKFDQKPKKGLFTKLDGDLVNVPLLYHQKYKAVMTYVIELKAQVARFALTGDSSLYILLPRSNTVASLQQVEGKMTDIAVRQMIEQMKTRSSQHVEVTLPQIKLDFQPDMNILIKKLGLSSLFEGADLCGLYSEEKVVLDDARHRAFLALTEQGVEAGAVTTMSFSRSFPSFSAMRPFIMLLWSDQANVPLFIGRVTDP from the exons ATGAAACTACAGGCGATACTTTGCCTCTTGCTGCAGCTCATTTTTGAG cTTTCTTCATGCACACATGTCCGGGTGATACCTGGTTCCACTCTGGAGCTACCCTGTTTCTCATTTCAGACTGAGTTCAATGGAGCTGCCATCACCTGGACATTCAATG GTAATGTTCTAAGTGCTCAGTCGACTGGCTCGGCTAGAGTTAAAAAGGATGGCTTGTATCTCTCTATATCTCCTGTAACTGCTGCCAACGAAGGCGAGTACCTGTGTTTGTTAAAGGAGAACAATATGGAGGTAATCAGGACATACAACATTACAGTTGATG CAATGATTGGCTATACCATTAAGGTAATCGAAGGCTCCACCCTTCACCTCCCGTGCCATTTCCCACCTTACAGCCAAGTCAGGGCCAATGCACTTTGGTTCAAAGGGATGGGTGTTGGCAAGAAGACACGGCTGAATCCTGGAGATGATTCAGCAGGTGATAATGACAGAGTGGAACTGCTATATCCACTTGACCATGATCAGACCATCATAATCAGAGACACCATCATGGAGGATGCTGGAATTTACGATTGTGAATCTGCTGAGGGGGAGAAGCTGAGCACTGTATACATTATTGTTGAAG TTGCTCCCACCCCTGTTCCTCCCTCATGCGACGGCTTCATCACAGCATGGGAGCCCTGCCAGGACGAGAACAGTCGCACAGGGGAACCCATGTTGCAGGAATCCATGGCAGAGTTTTCCATGAAGCTGTTTTCTTACCTCAGAGAATCAAATCCCTCTAGCAACTTGCTCTTCTCTCCCATCAGTATCAGCGGTGCACTGTCCCATTTGTTGTTAG GTGCAAGGGGGGCCACCCGCAGAGCAATTGAGACGGCTGTCTGTGTGCCTCATGACTTCCACTGTGTTCACTTCCAGATGAAGAAGCTGAGAGAGAAGTTGGCCAGCTCCTTGAAGATGGCTTCTCAGATCTACTATAACCCAC AAATGAATCTGAGTGAGTCCTTTATTAACCAGTCCATTCAGTTCTATGAAGCAGAACCCACCAGGCTGCTGGAAACCAGTGCGGAAAGCACTCAGATGATCAACAGCTGGGtggcaaataaaaccaacaataaTATCAAACACTTGGTTGACTCTGTATCACCCAGTACACAGATGATCCTGCTCAACGCTGTCTCCTTTAGTG GTCAGTGGAAGGTCAAGTTTGATCAGAAACCCAAGAAAGGACTTTTCACAAAACTGGATGGTGATCTGGTAAATGTGCCGCTCCTCTATCACCAGAAATACAAGGCTGTTATGACCTACGTGATCGAGCTAAAGGCACAG GTGGCGAGGTTTGCTCTCACAGGTGACAGCAGTCTTTACATCCTGCTGCCTCGCTCCAACACAGTGGCTAGCCTGCAGCAGGTGGAGGGGAAGATGACGGACATAGCTGTGCGTCAAATGAtagaacaaatgaaaacaaggtCTTCTCAGCATGTCGAGGTCACTCTGCCCCAAATCAAGCTGGATTTCCAGCCAGACATGAACATACTTATCAAGAAATTAG GACTGTCATCACTCTTTGAGGGTGCTGACCTGTGTGGCCTCTACTCTGAAGAGAAGGTGGTTCTGGACGATGCCAGACACAGAGCCTTCCTCGCACTGACCGAGCAAGGAGTTGAGGCCGGAGCCGTCACCACTATGTCGTTCTCTCGCTCCTTCCCTTCCTTCTCTGCCATGCGGCCTTTCATCATGCTGCTGTGGAGTGACCAGGCAAATGTGCCACTCTTTATTGGCAGAGTGACTGACCCATGA
- the tmem134 gene encoding transmembrane protein 134 isoform X1 — MATQFSIDDAFVLEGDEEGAVSDGETEGWKGRDKDREGGEMTFGPLTFSKPQTHPSPAATGSLEHSNLKYQNLENEDALGSNSNYSFNNIFKISDPATLSYCSSQWSFSTLSSVTQLSAHCCGWVSHPLVKKNRRVVLASFLLLITGVALIFTGVVIQLNPNAGVSSAIFFVPGFLLFIPGVYHVIYISCAVRGRRGFKLFYLPYFEK; from the exons ATGGCAACGCAGTTTAGTATCGATGATGCCTTTGTATTGGAGGGAGACGAGGAGGGAGCCGTGTctgatggagagacagaggggtgGAAGGGAAGAGACAAGGacagggaaggaggagagatgaCATTCGGTCCTCTAACTTTCTCCAAACCTCAGACTCATCCCTCGCCTGCTGCCACCGGCTCCCTTGAACACAGTAACCTAAAGTATCAG AATCTGGAAAATGAAGACGCCTTGGGCAGCAACAGCAATTACTCTTTCAATAACATCTTCAAAATCAG TGACCCTGCGACTCTGTCTTACTGCAGCTCCCAATGGTCCTTCAGCACCTTGAGTTCTGTCACACAGCTTTCTGCACACTGCTGCGG GTGGGTGTCCCATCCGCTggtgaagaaaaacagaagagtcGTTCTTGCTTCATTCCTTCTCCTCATCACCGGAGTTG CTCTTATTTTCACGGGTGTTGTCATACAGTTGAATCCAAATGCAG GTGTTTCGAGTGCTATTTTCTTTGTGCCTGGATTTCTTCTCTTCATCCCTGGAG TGTACCATGTGATATACATCAGCTGTGCTGTCCGTGGAAGAAGAGGCTTCAAATTGTTCTACCTaccttattttgaaaaatga
- the tmem134 gene encoding transmembrane protein 134 isoform X2: MATQFSIDDAFVLEGDEEGAVSDGETEGWKGRDKDREGGEMTFGPLTFSKPQTHPSPAATGSLEHSNLKYQNLENEDALGSNSNYSFNNIFKISDPATLSYCSSQWSFSTLSSVTQLSAHCCGWVSHPLVKKNRRVVLASFLLLITGVGVSSAIFFVPGFLLFIPGVYHVIYISCAVRGRRGFKLFYLPYFEK; this comes from the exons ATGGCAACGCAGTTTAGTATCGATGATGCCTTTGTATTGGAGGGAGACGAGGAGGGAGCCGTGTctgatggagagacagaggggtgGAAGGGAAGAGACAAGGacagggaaggaggagagatgaCATTCGGTCCTCTAACTTTCTCCAAACCTCAGACTCATCCCTCGCCTGCTGCCACCGGCTCCCTTGAACACAGTAACCTAAAGTATCAG AATCTGGAAAATGAAGACGCCTTGGGCAGCAACAGCAATTACTCTTTCAATAACATCTTCAAAATCAG TGACCCTGCGACTCTGTCTTACTGCAGCTCCCAATGGTCCTTCAGCACCTTGAGTTCTGTCACACAGCTTTCTGCACACTGCTGCGG GTGGGTGTCCCATCCGCTggtgaagaaaaacagaagagtcGTTCTTGCTTCATTCCTTCTCCTCATCACCGGAGTTG GTGTTTCGAGTGCTATTTTCTTTGTGCCTGGATTTCTTCTCTTCATCCCTGGAG TGTACCATGTGATATACATCAGCTGTGCTGTCCGTGGAAGAAGAGGCTTCAAATTGTTCTACCTaccttattttgaaaaatga
- the LOC122873829 gene encoding AH receptor-interacting protein, which produces MEEEARKLLEEGIIKKLISPGKGELSTFPNGTKVVFHYRTSLCDGKVLDDSRTMGGHSKPMELILGKKFKLAAWERVIITMRQGEISEFTCDTKHTALYPLVSQSLRNISAGKDPLEGQRHCCGIAQIHSHHSLGHKDLDQLQASPQPLVFSIELLEVLPPGSFQLDVWAMTDEEKLEFVPQIHEEGNMLFKQGQIKEATEKYYNGIACLKNLQMKEHPGDEAWVKLDLMITPLLLNYCQCKLLQGQYYEVIEHCTSVIFKYEDNVKAFYKRAKAHAAVWNEAEARADFAKVLDLEPSLEPSVAKELRAMEERIRNKEKEEKGRYKGLFSTPPATATTG; this is translated from the exons ATGGAGGAAGAGGCACGCAAGCTTCTCGAAGAAGGAATAATAAAGAAATTGATCAGTCCTGGTAAAGGAGAGCTATCGACCTTTCCCAATGGAACCAAG GTGGTCTTCCACTACCGCACCAGCCTGTGTGATGGCAAAGTGCTGGATGACTCTAGGACCATGGGGGGCCACAGCAAACCCATGGAGCTTATTTTGGGCAAGAAGTTTAAACTAGCTGCATGGGAGAGAGTGATCATCACTATGAGACAAGGCGAAATTTCTGAATTTACCTGTGACACTAAG CACACAGCACTTTACCCGCTTGTGTCCCAGTCCCTGAGAAACATCAGTGCTGGTAAGGACCCCCTGGAAGGCCAGAGGCACTGCTGCGGCATTGCCCAGATCCACTCCCACCACTCTCTAGGGCACAAGGACCTGGATCAGCTTCAGGCCAGTCCACAGCCTCTTGTCTTCAGCATCGAGCTGCTGGAG GTTTTGCCTCCAGGATCGTTCCAGCTTGATGTATGGGCTATGACGGATGAAGAGAAACTCGAGTTTGTGCCTCAGATCCACGAGGAGGGCAACATGCTTTTCAAGCAGGGCCAAATTAAGGAAGCCACGGAGAAGTACTACAATGGCATTGCCTGCCTCAAAAATCTACAGATGAAG GAACATCCTGGAGATGAAGCATGGGTAAAGTTGGACCTTATGATCACACCACTGCTCCTCAACTACTGCCAGTGCAAGCTACTCCAGGGCCAGTACTACGAAGTCATCGAACACTGCACATCCGTGATCTTCAAATATGAGG ACAATGTGAAGGCCTTCTACAAGCGGGCTAAGGCCCACGCTGCAGTGTGGAATGAGGCAGAGGCACGGGCGGACTTTGCCAAGGTGTTGGACCTGGAACCCTCTCTGGAGCCGTCAGTTGCGAAAGAGCTGAGGGCCATGGAGGAGAGGATCCGCaacaaagagaaggaggaaaaggGTCGCTACAAAGGCCTATTCAGCACACCACCAGCCACTGCCACTACA GGTTGA
- the cdk2ap2 gene encoding cyclin-dependent kinase 2-associated protein 2: MSYKPIAPAPSGSNHTPPGSSVPSPSLPSSSNFRPAFSDFGPPSMGFVQPVKVSQGSTYSELLSVIEEMSREIRPTYAGSKSAMERLKRGIIHARALVRECLAETERSART; encoded by the exons ATGAGTTACAAACCCATTGCTCCTGCGCCATCTGGCTCCAACCACACACCTCCAG GCTCTTCTGTgccctctccatctctgcccTCGTCATCCAACTTTAGGCCGGCTTTCAGTGACTTTGGCCCACCCTCCATGGGCTTTGTTCAG CCTGTCAAAGTGTCTCAAGGGTCCACCTACAGTGAGCTTTTGTCTGTCATTGAGGAGATGAGCCGTGAGATCAGGCCTACATACGCTGGGAGTAAGAGCGCTATGGAGAGGCTAAAGAGAG GTATAATCCATGCCCGTGCACTGGTCAGGGAGTGTCTTGCAGAGACGGAGAGAAGTGCCCGCACATAA